A section of the Roseovarius sp. W115 genome encodes:
- a CDS encoding NADH-quinone oxidoreductase subunit C — MTEALRELGAHIEAKRTDCVLSWDVAHDELTMDVALSNLVGFVEFLKTDQTCRFSTLVDITGVDHPDRPKRFDVVYHFLSMYQNHRIRLRVSIRDEDMVPSITEVHASANWFEREVFDMFGILFSGHPDLRRILTDYGFRGYPLRKDFPTTGYTEVRYDEEQKRVVYEPVNLVQEYRQFDFMSPWEGAEYILPGDEKQEEAK; from the coding sequence ATGACTGAGGCTTTGCGCGAACTGGGGGCTCATATCGAGGCCAAGCGCACCGATTGCGTGCTAAGCTGGGATGTGGCCCATGATGAGCTGACGATGGATGTGGCGCTGTCGAACCTTGTGGGGTTCGTCGAGTTCCTCAAAACCGATCAGACCTGTCGCTTTTCAACGCTGGTGGACATCACTGGTGTCGATCATCCGGATCGCCCCAAGCGGTTCGACGTCGTGTATCACTTTCTGAGCATGTATCAGAACCACCGTATTCGCCTGCGGGTGAGCATTCGCGACGAGGACATGGTGCCGTCGATCACAGAAGTGCACGCTTCAGCAAACTGGTTCGAACGCGAAGTCTTCGACATGTTCGGCATTCTGTTCAGCGGACATCCCGACCTGCGGCGCATCCTGACCGACTACGGTTTTCGCGGCTACCCGCTGCGCAAGGATTTCCCAACCACGGGCTACACCGAAGTGCGCTACGATGAAGAGCAAAAGCGCGTGGTCTATGAGCCTGTGAACCTGGTGCAGGAATACCGGCAGTTTGACTTCATGAGCCCCTGGGAGGGGGCGGAATATATCCTGCCGGGCGATGAGAAGCAGGAGGAGGCGAAATGA
- a CDS encoding antibiotic biosynthesis monooxygenase, which translates to MVVRNWEAAVGRADIDAWINTFRDRVLPNMQALDGFLDVTFLTKRDGDPCHVKVLTRWRNMAAITAFAGENPAKTVLPDFMAPFFKSYDAEATFYDEVLREEAND; encoded by the coding sequence GTGGTTGTCAGAAATTGGGAAGCTGCGGTGGGGCGTGCAGATATTGATGCATGGATCAACACCTTCCGCGACCGTGTTCTGCCCAACATGCAGGCTTTGGACGGATTCCTGGATGTGACGTTTTTGACTAAGCGTGACGGTGACCCCTGTCACGTGAAGGTGCTAACGCGGTGGCGCAACATGGCGGCGATCACGGCCTTTGCTGGAGAAAACCCAGCAAAAACAGTTCTACCGGATTTCATGGCGCCGTTTTTCAAGTCTTACGACGCAGAAGCGACCTTCTATGATGAAGTGCTTCGGGAGGAAGCAAATGACTGA
- a CDS encoding NuoB/complex I 20 kDa subunit family protein yields the protein MAVATGENFAGADREVATQDLNRELQDKGFLLTSTEDIINWARTGSLHWMTFGLACCAVEMMHTAMPRYDLERFGTAPRASPRQSDLMIVAGTLTNKMAPALRKVYDQMPEPRYVISMGSCANGGGYYHYSYSVVRGCDRIVPVDVYVPGCPPTAEALVYGILQLQRKIRRTGTIVR from the coding sequence ATGGCAGTAGCGACCGGAGAAAACTTTGCAGGTGCGGACCGTGAGGTTGCCACGCAGGACCTGAACCGCGAGCTTCAGGACAAAGGATTTCTGCTGACATCGACTGAGGATATCATCAACTGGGCGCGCACCGGATCGCTGCACTGGATGACATTCGGTCTGGCCTGTTGTGCGGTGGAAATGATGCACACCGCCATGCCACGCTATGATCTGGAGCGTTTTGGCACAGCCCCGCGCGCCAGCCCGCGTCAGTCGGACCTGATGATCGTGGCGGGCACGCTGACCAACAAGATGGCACCCGCCCTGCGCAAGGTTTACGACCAGATGCCCGAGCCGCGTTACGTGATCTCGATGGGGTCCTGCGCCAATGGTGGCGGCTATTATCATTACAGCTACTCGGTTGTGCGCGGCTGCGACCGGATTGTACCGGTGGATGTCTACGTGCCCGGCTGCCCGCCCACGGCAGAGGCGCTGGTCTACGGCATCTTGCAGCTTCAACGAAAAATTCGTCGGACAGGGACGATTGTGCGGTGA
- a CDS encoding crotonase/enoyl-CoA hydratase family protein, whose translation MYDTISIERDARGVATLWLDREDKHNAMSGQMIADLTDAAQVLGHDPDLRAVVLAAKGKTFCAGGDLGWMRDQFEADTETRRREARKLAEMLQALNTLPKPLIGRVHGNAFGGGVGLMSVCDVVVAADHVAMALTETRLGLIPATIGPYVVARMGEAKARQVFMSGRRFDATEAMALNLVARAVPVAELDDAVEAEVAPYLSCAPEAVAQAKALTRWLGPVIDDTVIDHTIDALVYCWAGEEAQHGIGAFFAKEKPRWVKE comes from the coding sequence ATGTATGACACGATTTCCATAGAGCGCGATGCGCGGGGCGTGGCAACGCTCTGGCTGGACCGGGAAGACAAGCACAACGCTATGTCGGGCCAGATGATTGCGGACCTGACTGACGCGGCACAGGTGTTGGGGCACGACCCGGACCTGCGCGCCGTGGTGCTGGCGGCCAAGGGTAAGACCTTCTGCGCCGGCGGCGATCTGGGCTGGATGCGCGATCAGTTTGAGGCCGATACCGAGACGCGCCGCCGCGAGGCGCGTAAGCTGGCCGAGATGCTGCAGGCGCTCAACACGCTGCCCAAACCGCTCATTGGCCGGGTGCATGGCAATGCCTTTGGCGGCGGCGTGGGGTTGATGAGCGTGTGTGATGTGGTGGTTGCCGCCGATCACGTGGCGATGGCCCTGACCGAGACGCGTCTGGGGCTGATCCCCGCCACCATTGGACCCTATGTCGTGGCCCGCATGGGCGAGGCCAAGGCGCGGCAGGTCTTCATGTCAGGCCGCCGGTTTGATGCAACCGAGGCGATGGCGCTCAACCTTGTGGCGCGCGCGGTGCCGGTGGCCGAGTTGGATGATGCGGTCGAGGCTGAGGTCGCACCTTACCTGTCCTGCGCGCCTGAGGCTGTGGCCCAAGCCAAGGCTCTGACGCGCTGGTTGGGGCCGGTGATAGATGACACTGTGATTGACCACACAATTGACGCGCTGGTGTACTGCTGGGCCGGAGAGGAAGCGCAACATGGCATTGGGGCGTTTTTTGCCAAGGAAAAGCCGCGCTGGGTGAAGGAGTGA
- a CDS encoding NADH-quinone oxidoreductase subunit A, protein MEEMLREYLPVLVLLAIAIGLGIVLILAAVVLAVRNPDPEKVSAYECGFNAFDDARMKFDVRFYLVSILFIIFDLEIAMLFPWAVAFADISMAAFWSMMVFLAVLTAGFAYEWRKGAMEWQ, encoded by the coding sequence GTGGAAGAGATGCTGAGGGAGTACCTTCCGGTCCTTGTTCTTCTGGCCATCGCCATCGGTCTTGGAATTGTTCTGATCCTCGCTGCGGTCGTTCTGGCCGTCCGAAACCCCGATCCCGAAAAGGTCAGCGCGTATGAATGCGGGTTTAACGCGTTCGATGATGCGCGGATGAAATTCGATGTCCGGTTCTATCTGGTGTCGATCCTGTTCATCATCTTTGACCTTGAAATCGCGATGCTTTTTCCATGGGCCGTGGCATTTGCGGATATCTCTATGGCGGCGTTCTGGTCGATGATGGTGTTCCTGGCGGTGCTGACCGCCGGATTTGCCTATGAATGGCGCAAGGGGGCGATGGAATGGCAGTAG
- a CDS encoding NADH-quinone oxidoreductase subunit D, with the protein MDGSKGFDDALTGEQKIRNFNINFGPQHPAAHGVLRLVLELDGEIVERCDPHIGLLHRGTEKLMESRTYLQNLPYFDRLDYVAPMNQEHAWCLAIEKLTGVEVPRRASLIRVLYSEIGRILNHILNITTQAMDVGALTPPLWGFEEREKLMVFYERACGARLHAAYFRPGGVHQDLPPELLDDIETWAHEFPRVINDLDGLLTENRIFKQRNADIGVITEQDILDWGFSGVMVRGSGLAWDLRRAQPYECYDEFEFQIPVGKNGDCYDRYLCRMEEMRQSLKIILQAIEKLRAPEGQGDILARGKVTPPKRGEMKTSMEALIHHFKLYTEGFKVPEGEVYAAVEAPKGEFGVYLVSDGTNRPYRAKIRAPGYLHLQAMDYVATGHQLADVAAIIGTMDVVFGEIDR; encoded by the coding sequence ATGGACGGCTCCAAAGGATTTGACGACGCGCTCACGGGCGAGCAGAAGATTCGCAATTTCAACATCAACTTCGGCCCACAACACCCTGCGGCGCATGGTGTTTTGCGGCTCGTGCTAGAGTTGGACGGCGAGATCGTTGAGCGCTGCGATCCGCATATTGGGCTTTTGCATCGCGGCACCGAAAAGCTGATGGAGAGCCGCACATATCTGCAGAACCTGCCGTATTTTGACCGGCTGGATTATGTGGCGCCGATGAATCAGGAACATGCCTGGTGTCTGGCGATTGAAAAGCTGACAGGCGTGGAAGTGCCGCGCCGGGCGAGCCTCATTCGCGTGCTTTATTCCGAGATTGGCCGGATTTTGAACCACATTCTGAACATCACCACACAGGCGATGGATGTGGGGGCGCTCACGCCGCCGCTTTGGGGCTTTGAAGAGCGCGAAAAGCTGATGGTGTTCTATGAGCGGGCCTGTGGTGCGCGTCTTCACGCGGCCTATTTCCGCCCCGGTGGTGTGCATCAGGACCTGCCGCCAGAACTTCTCGACGATATCGAGACCTGGGCGCATGAGTTCCCTCGGGTGATCAACGATCTGGATGGGCTTCTGACGGAAAACCGCATCTTCAAACAGCGCAATGCCGATATCGGCGTCATCACCGAACAGGACATCCTGGACTGGGGCTTTTCGGGCGTGATGGTACGAGGGTCTGGTTTGGCTTGGGATTTGCGCCGTGCGCAACCCTATGAATGTTACGACGAATTTGAGTTCCAGATCCCCGTTGGTAAAAATGGCGATTGTTACGACCGCTATCTGTGTCGAATGGAGGAAATGCGTCAGTCACTAAAGATCATTCTTCAAGCGATCGAGAAACTGCGCGCCCCCGAAGGTCAGGGCGATATCCTGGCCCGCGGCAAAGTCACACCGCCCAAACGCGGCGAGATGAAGACCTCGATGGAGGCGCTTATCCACCACTTCAAACTTTACACCGAAGGGTTCAAGGTGCCTGAGGGTGAGGTGTACGCAGCGGTGGAAGCGCCCAAGGGCGAGTTTGGTGTGTATTTGGTGTCGGATGGCACCAACCGGCCGTACCGGGCCAAGATCCGGGCGCCGGGGTATCTGCATCTTCAGGCGATGGATTATGTAGCCACGGGGCATCAGCTTGCCGATGTGGCCGCGATTATCGGCACGATGGATGTGGTGTTTGGCGAAATTGACCGGTGA